A stretch of Triticum aestivum cultivar Chinese Spring chromosome 1D, IWGSC CS RefSeq v2.1, whole genome shotgun sequence DNA encodes these proteins:
- the LOC123181758 gene encoding uncharacterized protein, with translation MPMWIAPPPWASSGRWLTAVVFMVVLTGGQSLPSSASSATPPISSPGSLFWRCSASSPASMVAVVVELKQGKDGGPDRVCAHPRWLLVNGYGAGHGAWLPAVSSMPSDLLAEGRPYFFLPAMEPIGRQCFFNMESAARCRGGFATPSGVVPGGGKVAFVMKVLGTRSRFSFGCGGPLCKMQGPVCYLGLVRGPFAYCCVPPLFYY, from the coding sequence ATGCCGATGTGGATAGCGCCGCCGCCGTGGGCGAGTAGCGGCCGGTGGCTTACGGCGGTGGTCTTCATGGTGGTGCTGACTGGAGGTCAGTCGCTGCCGTCGAGCGCATCGTCGGCTACTCCACCAATAAGCTCGCCTGGTTCCCTGTTCTGGAGGTGCTCCGCTTCCTCTCCTGCTTCTATGGTCGCCGTGGTGGTGGAGTTGAAGCAGGGGAAAGATGGAGGTCCAGATCGGGTTTGTGCTCATCCCCGATGGCTGCTGGTGAATGGCTACGGCGCCGGCCATGGCGCTTGGCTGCCGGCCGTTTCTTCCATGCCATCGGATCTGCTGGCCGAAGGGCGGCCGTACTTCTTCCTTCCGGCTATGGAGCCAATTGGGAGGCAGTGCTTCTTCAACATGGAGTCCGCGGCGAGGTGTCGTGGAGGCTTTGCCACACCAAGTGGTGTTGTCCCCGGCGGTGGCAAGGTTGCATTCGTGATGAAGGTGCTTGGGACCCGATCGCGTTTTTCATTTGGTTGTGGGGGTCCTCTTTGTAAAATGCAGGGACCAGTGTGTTATCTAGGTTTAGTTCGGGGTCCTTTTGCATACTGCTGTGTACCACCGCTGTTTTATTACTAA
- the LOC123181760 gene encoding probable protein phosphatase 2C 48, whose protein sequence is MRQLSSLLQGLARSMAGKERKEEDPQGTVLRMSGTLRGEGSGTLAAVWSRRGEKGTNQDCSVVWEGFGCQDDTVFCGIFDGHGQWGHYVSKAVRDSLPSSLLCRWQEAVALASLIDGEKKLGDCQFDLWRQSYLAAAAAVDEELRRSRRLDAVNSGSTALSIVKKGNMMVIANVGDSRAVLGTTSDDGSIAAVQLTVDFKPNLPQEKARIVQCKGRVHCHEDEPGVHRVWLPDREAPGLAMSRAFGDYCVKDYGVISAPEVTQRKITARDQFVILATDGVWDVVTNEEAVQIVADTPEREKAAKRLVQCAVRAWRRKRRGYAVDDCSAICLFLHHSPLS, encoded by the exons ATGCGGCAGCTCTCGTCGCTGCTGCAGGGGCTGGCCCGATCGATGGCTGGAAAAGAGAGGAAGGAGGAGGATCCGCAGGGGACGGTGCTGCGGATGTCGGGGACGCTGCGGGGCGAGGGCTCCGGGACCTTGGCCGCCGTGTGGTCTCGCCGCGGCGAGAAGGGCACCAACCAGGACTGCTCCGTCGTCTGGGAG GGATTCGGATGCCAGGATGACACCGTCTTCTGCGGCATCTTCGACGGCCACGGCCAGTGGGGCCACTACGTCTCCAAGGCCGTCCGGGACTCGCTGCCGTCGTCGCTGTTGTGCCGTTGGCAGGAGGCCGTCGCGCTGGCGTCGCTCATCGACGGCGAGAAGAAGCTCGGCGACTGCCAGTTCGACCTCTGGAGGCAGTCCTACCTGGCGGCCGCCGCAGCCGTCGACGAAGAGCTCCGCCGCAGCCGCCGTCTCGACGCGGTCAACAGTGGCTCCACGGCGCTGTCGATCGTCAAGAAGGGTAACATGATGGTGATCGCGAACGTGGGCGACTCCCGAGCCGTCCTGGGGACCACGTCGGACGACGGCAGCATCGCCGCCGTCCAGCTCACCGTCGACTTCAAACCCAACCTGCCTC AGGAGAAGGCGCGCATCGTGCAGTGCAAGGGTCGCGTGCACTGCCACGAGGACGAGCCCGGCGTGCACCGGGTGTGGCTGCCCGACCGGGAGGCGCCGGGGCTGGCCATGTCGCGCGCGTTCGGCGACTACTGCGTCAAGGACTACGGCGTGATCTCGGCGCCGGAGGTGACGCAGAGGAAGATCACCGCCCGGGACCAGTTCGTCATCCTGGCCACCGACGGG GTTTGGGACGTGGTCACCAACGAAGAGGCGGTGCAGATCGTGGCTGACACGCCGGAGAGGGAGAAGGCGGCGAAGCGCCTGGTCCAGTGCGCCGTCCGCGCCTGGAGGCGCAAGCGGCGGGGCTACGCCGTCGACGACTGCTCGGCGATCTGCCTCTTCCTCCACCACTCGCCGCTATCGTAG